The Syntrophotalea acetylenivorans genome contains the following window.
AACCTATCAAGGAGATCCTGTTTCGCGCGGCCGAGCGGGTGAAGGTATCCCTCATTCTGGTGGCTAACAAACCACTGTCGACTCCGGCTTCCCGTTACATTCGTTCGATGATCGTCGCCTCGGGGATGGATGTCGCCGATGCCACCATCGTCGAACTGTTACAGCCCGGCGACCTGGTGATTACGGCTGACATCCCCCTGGCTGCACTGGTCGTCGATAAGGGCGGCCACGCCCTCAATCCCCGGGGAGAACTGTATGACAGAGACAATATTCGCGAACGGCTGGCCATGCGCGACCTGATGGACGAACTGCGCGGTAGCGGTATCGACACCGGAGGACCGGCCCCCTTCAATAAGCAGGATCGCACCGCCTTTGCCAATCAACTCGACCGTTTTCTGGCCAGTCAGCTCAAATAGTCCTCTTCACCACGGGACGGTGAATTATCCAACCTGTCACCCATTAACAGTGTTTGCGGACTCTCCCTTTCTGAATCACCAGTTTTTTTAAGCTGCGCATTTCCCCACCCCAGTCATTCTCTTAAATGTTTACACAAGCCGTGGACACCGTAGTTTCCCCTCTCCGGTTACCATCTGCCAAGAATATCTTCTGTTTTTGGTTGAAGATGACCAGATGGTAATGTCCCCGTCATCTTGACGTAACGTCAACCCCTTATATTTTCCCTGATAGCCACCGCTCTTTGTATCGGTGCGTCGATAATTGTTGCCGCAAAGCATTGCACCAGTAGCTCTGCAGCATCTCGTTTGAGGGAAGATAAGTATGTCAAAAGTATCGCTCTTTGAAAAAAGGCCCAAACAGGTTACCCGTTACTTTGCACGAATTGCCAAAGCTGCCGGGCCCCTGCTCCCGCTTCTGAAATTTTTTGCGCTTGCCACATTACTGCTTAGCCTTACCCGCTTCGGCCTGGTTCTTTGGCAATGGCCGCGGGTTGCGGCGGTCGATGGGCTGTGGAGAGTGCTCGGTTTTGGAATCCGGATGGACATGATTCTGATCTGTTATCTGCTGATTCCGCTAGTGCTGGGATTGTTTTTGTTTCCCGTCCGTTTAAACAGCAAATCTATCTGGCAGAAGTTCTCTTCAGTCTGGCTGTCCTTCTGGATCGTCTTCCTGGTTTTTATGGAGACAGCCACCCCCCCTTTTATCCTGCAATACGATCTTCGGCCCAATCGGATTTTCATCGAATATCTTAATCATCCAAGGGAGGTTGCCCTGACAATATGGGGCGGTTTCAGAGCCCAACTCCTGGTCGCTTTGATATTGACGACGGCCATGATATTTGTTGTCCGATGGATTTTTCGGGCACCCGTTAAGCCCGTCCCCCAGTGGAGTATCTGGAAGCGGCTAGTCGTTTGCCCCCTCGTCCTCTGCATTCTCTTCATCGGTGGCCGCAACAGTTTTGATCACCGCCCTGCCAACCCCAGTACGGCGGCTTTTTCCAGCGACCACCTGGTGAATGAACTGTGTCTCAATTCGGCGTATTCGGTTCTTTATTCGATTTACCGTCTGAAGGATGAGAAGAATACTGGCAAGATCTACCCCCGAATGAAGAAGGAAGAAATCGTACAACGTATGCGGCGCGAAATGATGCTTCCATCAGCCGCTTTCGTGTCGGAGGAAGTTCCTACACTGCATCAGCAAAAAGCCAGCTCCGTTCGTCAAAAACCGATGAATCTGGTCAT
Protein-coding sequences here:
- a CDS encoding YaiI/YqxD family protein; amino-acid sequence: MQIWIDADACPKPIKEILFRAAERVKVSLILVANKPLSTPASRYIRSMIVASGMDVADATIVELLQPGDLVITADIPLAALVVDKGGHALNPRGELYDRDNIRERLAMRDLMDELRGSGIDTGGPAPFNKQDRTAFANQLDRFLASQLK